The nucleotide window CGCCATGCCGTAGGTGTGCCAATCACTAGAGTAGTCAGCAACATCGGCGGCATCATACTGGCTGATAAGCTCCCATTTTTTTCCGTCAAAATATTCAATCGTATAGTCGGTAATTAAATTTCGGTATTTTCCTAGTGACGGACCGCTTTCTTGCAGCCAACCATTGGCGAATTGGATCGCTCCAATTTCCTTAGGGGCATCCCAACTTAGCTCCAACCATTTGAGACCATGCTTGCCAGACACCCAACGTGTATCTAGGCGATTATCAATTGCAAAGCTTTCTTTTGAGGGGAGCTTATCGAATACACCACTGGTTTTGAGATTGGCATCTTTGGCAAGCGCATAATTTGTAACACTTGTTGAGTCCAATGGGCTCATTACATCGGGATATTTGGTCGCAGGGGGGAATACTTGAAATTCATGAATGTGTATTGATTCTGGGCTAGTGCTACGCAGACGAATTTTGGTTGTTTTGATCGGAGTCTTTAGCACAATGTTGTGTCCAGGCTCGCCATCTAAAGAGTGGTGTAATTGATTGTCATCATGGCTTACCTGACCATTTGGCAGGGTATAGGTATCGGTCCAATTGTGCACATTGGTATTAATGATGTTGGGATAATGGCCTTCATTAATGTCGATTTCACAAGCCTTTTGTCCTGCCGCAACCCCTTGTTTCGGCCATAACCAAAATGAATTATTCGTACCGTAGGCACCGGCATATTTATAACGCGCCTCAAAATACCCATAGTGGAAAGTTCGTTTGCTCCAAATGTTTCCCGTGGTCCAGGGCTGCGATTCTGCACGAGTCTCTTTTTTACTCAGTAATTCAAGTACGCCATTTTTCACCACTGCGTTTTCACGCCAGCGGCTACTCAACACCCACTCATTTTCAGTTGCACCATTCTGACTGATCCAATTATTCTCCAAATCCGAGTTTTTATAATTAAATTCGTCGCTCCATTCAAGCTTCCACTTTTTAAGATCTAACTGACTTTCTTGGGCGAGTACTGTTGATGATGCCAATACAACTACCAGCATATTTATAGTAAAAAAACTTTTTTTAACCACCGGTTAACCTCGCATTAATATAAAAATATAGTAACTGAATTAATTGAGCTTAAACCCTATTGTTAGACTTATCATGGAGGCGATGAACGCAGGTTCATGGCATAAATCTTCACAAATGCACTATTTCGAATAGCGAATACTTACCTTAGTGTGTTGGCTCTGCTCAGTTGACACATAATTTTATGAAAAATTTATATTTTTATGCGGGAGCTCCCCTGATCCTGTATGGAGTAGACTTAGGCAAGAGGTAAGGTATAGCTAGAGCGTAAGATGCTTATGCATTTTATTATTGGTAAGCCCCATTTTACTGCAGGGATAAAACGATCACGTTAATATTTTCACCTGTGTAGATGCTCTACCATGTATTTGTTTTTCAGGAAAGTTGTAATGCTAATGTTTGATATTCCCCTTGATGCCATTCTTTTTATTTTGCTTCCGATATTATCAGCACAACTGATACTAGTGGTGCTGATCTATTTTTCATTGGTGAGTCGGCGAGTTTTATCGGGTTATGGATTTCATGTTTGTTATCTCGTTTGTTATGTTATTTATCTGTTGGGCAAAGCGCTGCAAAATTTTTCTGAGACCGATTCACAATTAGGGATTTTATTTTTTCGCGTATTGGTGTTATTTGCGTTGGGCATACCTTCAATGATGATTGCCACGGCATCACAAACTGGAACGCCTGTAACCAGGCGCTGCCAAGTGCTGCTGTATTCGTGGGGTTTGCTCGCGAGCGGTGGTTACATTGTCATAATGGATGCGACTACGGGGCAGCTGTTCGTGACTGATGGGTTTACTGCGCTGCTACCGTTTACTCCGAGTGTTAAGCTCGCTGAATGGAGTTTAACGTTTTACATCCTGCTCGCACTTATCGCACCCTGTTGCTATTTGCTCTACCAGCAGCTCCAAGGGCGGCGCAGCCCCGTAGCCCTCAGTTTTTTGGCGGGTAGTATTAGCTTCGGGCTGTTTCATGGTGCGACTACTTTGTTTCAGCAAGCCTATTGGTTGCTTTACCTTGGTGCTATAGTGACCACTTGCTGTTGGTGCTGGGCAGTGTATCAAGATATTCGCTACACCAAAGGGCGAGCCGAGTTATTGCAAGAGGAGCTGCAGTTATTAATTGGTTCGGGAAAAAGTGCTTCAAAGCAAGATATCGATATCTTATTGGGGCAGTTGGAGGCCAGCACTCGCGGCAATCTTGCGCTTTATAAACTTAAAGTACGCGAAACTATCGATCGTCTAACGGGCTTAGGGATTGAGGCCGGTGGCAATCTCGATCATCTTTTGGCGCGCAATCTAGAGCGCAACCAAGCGCTTGAAAATAGCGGTGATTTAGTCGCAGTGCGTGCGATTGTTGCGGATGAAGCCCTAGCGTTTTCCAAACTGATTACTCAGTTGCCCAAAGAGCAGGAACATTCAGTTGCTGCACGCGCGCAAGCCTTTATCATTCAACATTATCGCGATGAAATTGATGTGGCGCGTATCGCGCAAGAATTCAATGTTAGTCCGTCTTATCTTACGCGGGTGTTCAAAAAAAATACGGGGCAAACCTTGAATCAGTATTTAGTCAGCACTCGCATTAATCAAGCAAAAAAATTACTTCTACTCCAGTCCGTCACGGCTACTGCCTTTGATGTCGGTTTTAACAGTGCAAATTATTTCAGCACTGTGTTCAAAAAGGAAACCGGGCAAGCACCGGTTGATTTTCAAAAAAAACATCAGTCAACTCAAGCAAATCAATTTGGTGCATAGAATTTTTCCCTAATCAATTAATTAATTCTTATTAATCAATTGATTAAGTATTTGTTCAGGATTTTGAAGGATGTGGTGCAGGATTTTGAAGGCCGAGTTTTGAACTAATGATTAAGCTATTAATAATGATTAGTCCTTTGTTGCGAGCCAAATACCATGCATAAAAATCAGCGCAATTCTATTCACAACTACCTCTCTTACCTTTGCTTAGCATTACTCATCTGTAGTGCTTGGGTCTGTTATGGCGCCGAACCGGCAAAACCCAATATCATTTTTATTCTTTCTGACGATGCCGGTTATGCCGATTTTGGCTTTCAGGGCAGCACCGAAATTCCCACTCCAAATTTGGATCAATTAGCGCAAGAGGGAGTGGTATTTAAACAGGCCTATGTCAGTGCCTCGGTTTGCGGTCCCTCGCGCGCTGGATTACTCACCGGTAAATATCCGCAACGTTTTGGTTTTGAAGAAAACAATGTGCCGGGTTATATGAGCAGCTCAGGCGCCACTGGCGATGATATGGGTATGCGTTTGGATCAGCTCACTATGGCTAACTATTTGGCTGAACGGGGTTACCGCACCAGTCTTATAGGTAAGTGGCATCAAGGCAATGAGGATAAATTTCATCCGCTCAAGCGGGGATTCGATGAATTTTTTGGTTTTCGCGGCGGAGCGCGCAGTTATTTTCCCTTTACTCAAACACACCCCAGTTCGCGCCTGGAAGATTTTTTAGAGCGCAATTTTAATAGTTACGGTGAAAGCCCACTCTACCTGACTGATGCGCTAGCGAATGAGGCTATCGAGTTTATTAAGCGCAATAAACACCAACCTTTTTTTACTTTTCTATCGCTGTCTGCACCTCATTATCCGATGGAGGCAGAGAAGAGCGATCTCGACCAATTTCCTCATCTTACCGGGGAGCGAAAAATCTATGCTGCCATGATGTTAAATATGGATAGAGCTATAGGGCGAGTATTGCAAACACTGCAACAGGAAGGCTTAAGTGAGAACACGCTGGTGATATTTACCAACGATAACGGCGGGCCTAGCGATCACAATAGCTCGATCAATCTTCCCTTAAGTGGCACCAAGGCCAATCTGCTAGAAGGCGGTATTCGGGTGCCAATGATTATGCGCTGGCCGGGTGTAACTAAGCCCGGTAGTAGTTATGACCCTATGGTTTCCACTCTGGATTTATTACCCACTTTTTATGCCGCCACCGGAGGCGATGTGCGTCAGGCTAAAGGTTTGGACGGTGTAGACCTTAAACCCTTTTTACAAGGGAAAAATATTCAGTCGCCACACAAAAATTTATTTTGGCGTGAGGGGCCGATAGCAGCTTTGAGGCAGGGCGATTGGAAGTTACTGCGCTTTCCGGATCGCCAAGCGGAGCTATACAACATCGCCAAAGATCCGTCCGAGTTAACCAATCTGGCCCTAGAAAATCCAACCAAAGTAAACGAGCTTTATCGTCAGTTGTTTGCATGGGAATTAACGCTGGATCGCCCGGCGTGGCAACTAAAACCCGAATTTCTAGGCACTGTAATTAAACGTATGGATGATTACTGGCATAAACCAGAATAACAACATTAATGTAAAACCCGTGATAAGCAGGAGTATTAAAATGATGAAACTAAGCCAGCGGTTTATGCAAGCCGCATTTATGATGGTGATTAGTTGTAGCGCATTGGGTGCGGATAAACGCCCAAATATTGTAGTGATATTGGCTGATGATTTGGGCTATAACGATGTTGGATTTACCAATGGCCAAACAGAAATAAAAACACCGCGTCTTGATGCACTTGCCAATGAGGGTGTGGTTTTTGAAAACGGCTACGTCACTCATCCCTATTGCGGGCCGTCCCGTGCGGGTCTAATCACTGGGCGATATCAAGCGCGCTTTGGTATGGAAAATAATGTGAGTTATTCCCCCGACGACAAACACATGGGGTTACCACTAACAGAAAAAACCTTTCCAGCTCGCTTGCAAGAAGTCGGTTATAAAACGGCGGTGTTTGGTAAATGGCATTTAGGTGGCGCGCCACACTTTCAACCTAATGAGCGCGGTTTTGATTATTTTTATGGGTTTTTGGATGGCGGTCATAATTATATGCCCGGAGAGGTTCATTTGGGGGCTGGCGGCTATCTGCTACCCATTATGCGCAACAAAGGTGTTGCTGAATTTGACGAATACTTAACCACAGCCTTAAGCCGCGATGCAGCGCGTTATATTGAACGCACCAGCAAAGAACAGGCGCCATTTTTTATTTATATGAGTTACAACGCGCCTCACGCACCGCTCCAGGCGCCACAAAATTATCTTGATAAATACGCGCATATTAAAGACGAAAAACGCCGCACCTATGCCGCTATGGTGGATGCGATGGATGAAGGTATTGGTATGCTGATCGACGCTTTGGATAAAAGCGGTGAGCTGGACAATACGCTCATTTTTTTCTTGAGCGATAACGGTGGGCTTTATCCTTACTCATGGTGGCCTGACTATACCTGGGCCGATAACAGCCCTTTCCGTTTCGGTAAGGTAGCGCTTACTGAAGGCGGAGTGCATGTACCTTTTATTGCTCACTGGCCCAAAAAAATCACCAAAGGTAAACGTTTAAACGGATTGGTTTCCGCCTTGGATATTGCCGCCACTTCTTTAGCTCTGGCGGGCGCTAATACTAAAGACGCCAAACTTGATGGTGTAGATCTCACTGCTTACGTTACCGGTAAAAGTAAACAATCGCCGCACAAAGCTTTATTTTGGCGTATGGAAGAAGCCGATAATTTATGGGCAGTGCGCACGCAAACAGAAAAATATTTAAACCAGCCACTGCCAAATTTAGGTCTCGCTTTTTTTGATATGGTTAAAGATCCGAGTGAGCAGCACAATATTCTCGGCAAAAGACCGAAGCAAGAAAAAAAGCTAGCTAAACTTTGGAATGATTGGAATAAAAATAATCAACGCAATGTGCTTTTGCAAAGCGAGGCTTACGAAAAAAGACGAAATAGTTTTTATGAGGCGCTCTACCAAGAAAACCTGAAGGATGCGCAAAAACCGCAGTGGTACATTAAATAAAGATCAATATGGCCGCTCTGTATTGCTACATTGAGCGGCCATATTGTATTGGTGGTGCAGAAGTTTATTGCAATTGATCTAACGTCAATTCACAGTTGCTATCTGCCAGCGCGGTTTTGTTGATCCGCATTTTGGCTTTGATTATTTTTGTACCCATTACATAAGCTTTGGCATTGTTGACCGCATCTACAGCTAGCATTTCATCGCCTGCAAAATACCAAGTGGAAAATTTTTGTTCAGTGGTGTTTTCGTGTCGAATTATGACTTGGTCATAACCGGTTGAAAGCCCCACCATCTGTAATTTTACATCGTACTGATCTGACCAAAACCAGGGTAGGGCATTGTAATCTTGCCCTTTGTCGCAAATAGCTAAGGCCGCAATTTTGGCTTGATCGACCGCGTTTTGTACCGACTCCAAACGTATGTAGCGTTGATAGTGCGGGTTAAAGTGATAGGTGCAGTCGCCAATGGCATAGATGTTTTCATCGCTGGTGCGCGCCTGTGCGTTGACACAAATACCATTTTCTATGGTTAAACCCGCTTGTTCAGCGAGAGTTTTATTTACTCGCACCCCGACACCCACAATAATAATATCGGCTGGATATTCCGCGCCGTCAGTGGTGATTACATTATTAACACCCGCGTCAGTGGTAATGGCGCTGACATTTTTATCGGTAATAATGTTTACACCATGAGACTCGTGCAATTGTAAAAAGAATGCCGACATTTCCGGTGCAGTGACACGGGCGAGAATACGATTTTCGCGCTCTAGTACCAAGACGGATGCGCCCATTTTTTTTAACGAGGCCGCCGTTTCCAAGCCTATATAGCCACCGCCAATAATCACAACACGTTTGTTTGAGCTGTTGTGAATTGCGGTCTTGATAGCAATGCTATCTTCCAGATTACGCATAAAAAACAGATTGTGCGCATCAGTCAAGCCACTAATCGCCGGCACTATAGGGCTTGCGCCGGTCGCGAGAATTAATTTGTCGTAATAGAGTTCATCGCCACTACGGATAGAGACTTTTTTTGCCTTGGCATCCAGCTGGGTGACTCTAACACCCAGCAATAATTCGATGTCATCTTGCGTGTAACTGGCTTCTGGTTTGAGCGCCAGTTTTTCGATTGGATCATCGCTGGTGATATAAGCTTTTGACAGTGGTGGGCGGTGATAGGGAAGCCTAGGGTCGCTATCGATTAGGATGATTTTCCCTGCCCAGCCCTCTTTGCGCAGTGCAAAGGCAGCGTTAACACCAGCGTGACTGGCGCCGACGATAATACAAGTTGGTGTTGTAAGCGGATGCTTAGTCATAGCCTTTAACCCACAAATAATTGTTGATGATCGTTTGAATGTTGTTGCTTGGATTAGCCAACAACTTCGAGTACCAAGCCATCTACCTGAGGGGTGATTTCAATTTGGCAACACAAACGGCTGAACTCACTTGCATTGTCGTCCAGCTCCAACATGTCTTTCTCAATGTCACTGGCAGCGGCTAATTTACTGGCATGCTCGGCTGAAACATAAACATGGCAAGTTGCACAGGAGCAGACGCCACCACAGTCGCCACCAATACCTGGAACTCCATTGTTAACCGCCAGTTCCATTGCGCTGCCGGAAGTTGCTTCCAACGTGATGCTGTCTTTATTAGGGGTAATAAACGTAATTTTTGCCATTTTGTTGTCTCGCGTAATAATGTTGGATTCAATAATTGTTCAAATCAGAAATTATTTTGATAATTTAAGATGTAACTTGTGGTAGCCTACCTTGCGCTGAAATTCTCCCCAATTTTCAATATTTTCTTGTGCATCGCCCAAGGTAATTTTATCGACTTGTTGGCACAGCTCATCCAATAGAATTTGCATGATTACCCGTGCGTGTGTTGCCCCAAGGCAATTATGATGACTAAAACCAAAACCAACATGTGGATTTAATTTTCGATCCAACACTACCTCGTTAGGGTTTTCAAAGACTGATGCGTCTCGGTTGGCGGAGGCCCAACAGAGTGAAATTCGGGTATCGTTTTTGACTCCATGGCCACAAACTTCATTGTCTTTAGTCGCAACTCTTCCCATATGGGTGAGGGGAGAGAAATAACGTATGAGTTCTTCAATCGCCCGGTTATGAATTTCAGGTTCTTTGCGTAAACGCGTCAGGGATTCGGGGTTTTCACCCAAATAAGCGAGAGTATTGGTGACCATATTGATTACTGTGTCGCGGCCGCCAGCAAAGGTGAGCACAATGATGCCTTTAATTTCATCGTGAGTTAATTTTCTGCCTTGCACTTCAGAGGCTAATAACACTGAAAAAATATCGTCGCCGGGCGATTTTTCTGCCTCGGCGATTTTTTTATCAATATAGTTATAAAGTACCTGGGCTTTGCTGCCATCTAATGGATTATCTTCACTGCGAAATACGTGGGTTCCCCAGCTTATAAATACCTCCGCTTCTGCATAGGGAATATTGAGCAGTAGGGTTAAGGCGCGAGATTGTAGCGGCAGCGCAAAATCGTAAATGGCTTCAATGGAATTCTTTTGCAGCGACTCCTGTATCAATGCTGAAATTTGTTGGCGCAAAGCTTGGCGATAAGTTTCTTCAAGTGGCCGTTTAAACCAAGGCTCTAAAAAAGCACGGTAATCGCCGTGCAGGGGTGGGTCTACTTCAAAGGGAACCTGGCGAATATCGCGAATATTGACTTCGGACGGCACCACAATTCTGCCGGGTGTGGCGGCAGAGCTAAAGGTTTTCCAGTCGTGCGCACATTTGCGTAAATCTTTATGGCGCAGCACCATCATCACCGGGTCATTTTGATCATCAACAAAACCAACACCTTGCTCAGTGCGAGCTTGCTCAAATGGGTCGGGAATACCAGTGTGATTAAACGGGCACTTGCTCATAGTGGGCGTCTCCAAGCGATCATTGATGACTTTTATGATAGAGCGGAGGTCTTGTGACTAATACACAGATAAGGTGAAAAAATATCAGAAATTTGACATCAGCTTGATTGGGCTGTTTGAGTTAATGCCAGTTGTTTATGCCCGCTTTTAAAAAATGACACTTTCATAACTAGTTAAAAGTGTCATTAGTTTGTTTAGATTATTTATTTTATTATTTATTGGTTTCTAAAACAGAAATAGAAGCTTTGGCTTAACATTTTTTAGGGGCTTTAAGCAGTTTTCTGAAAAAATTAGCAAGCCTATTTCTATAGGCTTCATCAATATGTGAAAAAGAAAAACTAACTTTTGATTTTCCAAGTTCTAATCCAATCATAGCGAGTCGTACGCTCTTCTTTGCTGCCCGCTTTAACTAAGCCGCCATCTGATGGGACTGGATTCCAATCGTATGTCTCTATTGCCATTTGATAAAATGCAGGAACATTCCAATCCACTGATGGGGTGATTGAATATTTATATTCTCCATCAAGGTAAAAGCGTATTTCTGTTGGTGATTTCCACCAGGCGGCATAGGTGAAATAACGAGAGTGATTTTTTTCTGTTAATGAGCTTTGCCCTTGAATTTGTACTTGAGTAGGGTTGTAGGCATTGGTGCGATGAATTGCGTTTGAATGGAATATTTTATCCCACCCATTTACCCAGTTGGCTGCAGAAGGGGAAACTTTACCAACGCACTCTTGAATATCAAGCTCAAGTTTTTTCTCGGAGGTTTTATCTGTCTCTTTGGTCATTAGCCAGAAAGTCGATGACATTTCGGTTGCATTGGCTTTCATACGAGCTTCGTAATACCAACCGACTTGACCGGGGTTGAGAGATCGAATAATCGCTCCTTTATATAAAAATGTTTTTCCATTTTTAATAATAGGTTGATTGAGTTCGCTCACCTCAACATTCAATGATCCTTGGCTAAGGGTT belongs to Cellvibrio sp. pealriver and includes:
- a CDS encoding sulfatase — encoded protein: MMKLSQRFMQAAFMMVISCSALGADKRPNIVVILADDLGYNDVGFTNGQTEIKTPRLDALANEGVVFENGYVTHPYCGPSRAGLITGRYQARFGMENNVSYSPDDKHMGLPLTEKTFPARLQEVGYKTAVFGKWHLGGAPHFQPNERGFDYFYGFLDGGHNYMPGEVHLGAGGYLLPIMRNKGVAEFDEYLTTALSRDAARYIERTSKEQAPFFIYMSYNAPHAPLQAPQNYLDKYAHIKDEKRRTYAAMVDAMDEGIGMLIDALDKSGELDNTLIFFLSDNGGLYPYSWWPDYTWADNSPFRFGKVALTEGGVHVPFIAHWPKKITKGKRLNGLVSALDIAATSLALAGANTKDAKLDGVDLTAYVTGKSKQSPHKALFWRMEEADNLWAVRTQTEKYLNQPLPNLGLAFFDMVKDPSEQHNILGKRPKQEKKLAKLWNDWNKNNQRNVLLQSEAYEKRRNSFYEALYQENLKDAQKPQWYIK
- a CDS encoding family 16 glycosylhydrolase translates to MVKKSFFTINMLVVVLASSTVLAQESQLDLKKWKLEWSDEFNYKNSDLENNWISQNGATENEWVLSSRWRENAVVKNGVLELLSKKETRAESQPWTTGNIWSKRTFHYGYFEARYKYAGAYGTNNSFWLWPKQGVAAGQKACEIDINEGHYPNIINTNVHNWTDTYTLPNGQVSHDDNQLHHSLDGEPGHNIVLKTPIKTTKIRLRSTSPESIHIHEFQVFPPATKYPDVMSPLDSTSVTNYALAKDANLKTSGVFDKLPSKESFAIDNRLDTRWVSGKHGLKWLELSWDAPKEIGAIQFANGWLQESGPSLGKYRNLITDYTIEYFDGKKWELISQYDAADVADYSSDWHTYGMAWDQDYFHFYMDGKLYYSMRNDVCFSEQTILFSLAILKAEIAGPVTDAINSTSMKIDYVRYYTRKK
- a CDS encoding 2Fe-2S iron-sulfur cluster-binding protein, producing the protein MAKITFITPNKDSITLEATSGSAMELAVNNGVPGIGGDCGGVCSCATCHVYVSAEHASKLAAASDIEKDMLELDDNASEFSRLCCQIEITPQVDGLVLEVVG
- a CDS encoding NAD(P)/FAD-dependent oxidoreductase; the protein is MTKHPLTTPTCIIVGASHAGVNAAFALRKEGWAGKIILIDSDPRLPYHRPPLSKAYITSDDPIEKLALKPEASYTQDDIELLLGVRVTQLDAKAKKVSIRSGDELYYDKLILATGASPIVPAISGLTDAHNLFFMRNLEDSIAIKTAIHNSSNKRVVIIGGGYIGLETAASLKKMGASVLVLERENRILARVTAPEMSAFFLQLHESHGVNIITDKNVSAITTDAGVNNVITTDGAEYPADIIIVGVGVRVNKTLAEQAGLTIENGICVNAQARTSDENIYAIGDCTYHFNPHYQRYIRLESVQNAVDQAKIAALAICDKGQDYNALPWFWSDQYDVKLQMVGLSTGYDQVIIRHENTTEQKFSTWYFAGDEMLAVDAVNNAKAYVMGTKIIKAKMRINKTALADSNCELTLDQLQ
- a CDS encoding cytochrome P450, giving the protein MSKCPFNHTGIPDPFEQARTEQGVGFVDDQNDPVMMVLRHKDLRKCAHDWKTFSSAATPGRIVVPSEVNIRDIRQVPFEVDPPLHGDYRAFLEPWFKRPLEETYRQALRQQISALIQESLQKNSIEAIYDFALPLQSRALTLLLNIPYAEAEVFISWGTHVFRSEDNPLDGSKAQVLYNYIDKKIAEAEKSPGDDIFSVLLASEVQGRKLTHDEIKGIIVLTFAGGRDTVINMVTNTLAYLGENPESLTRLRKEPEIHNRAIEELIRYFSPLTHMGRVATKDNEVCGHGVKNDTRISLCWASANRDASVFENPNEVVLDRKLNPHVGFGFSHHNCLGATHARVIMQILLDELCQQVDKITLGDAQENIENWGEFQRKVGYHKLHLKLSK
- a CDS encoding AraC family transcriptional regulator — encoded protein: MLMFDIPLDAILFILLPILSAQLILVVLIYFSLVSRRVLSGYGFHVCYLVCYVIYLLGKALQNFSETDSQLGILFFRVLVLFALGIPSMMIATASQTGTPVTRRCQVLLYSWGLLASGGYIVIMDATTGQLFVTDGFTALLPFTPSVKLAEWSLTFYILLALIAPCCYLLYQQLQGRRSPVALSFLAGSISFGLFHGATTLFQQAYWLLYLGAIVTTCCWCWAVYQDIRYTKGRAELLQEELQLLIGSGKSASKQDIDILLGQLEASTRGNLALYKLKVRETIDRLTGLGIEAGGNLDHLLARNLERNQALENSGDLVAVRAIVADEALAFSKLITQLPKEQEHSVAARAQAFIIQHYRDEIDVARIAQEFNVSPSYLTRVFKKNTGQTLNQYLVSTRINQAKKLLLLQSVTATAFDVGFNSANYFSTVFKKETGQAPVDFQKKHQSTQANQFGA
- a CDS encoding sulfatase; amino-acid sequence: MHKNQRNSIHNYLSYLCLALLICSAWVCYGAEPAKPNIIFILSDDAGYADFGFQGSTEIPTPNLDQLAQEGVVFKQAYVSASVCGPSRAGLLTGKYPQRFGFEENNVPGYMSSSGATGDDMGMRLDQLTMANYLAERGYRTSLIGKWHQGNEDKFHPLKRGFDEFFGFRGGARSYFPFTQTHPSSRLEDFLERNFNSYGESPLYLTDALANEAIEFIKRNKHQPFFTFLSLSAPHYPMEAEKSDLDQFPHLTGERKIYAAMMLNMDRAIGRVLQTLQQEGLSENTLVIFTNDNGGPSDHNSSINLPLSGTKANLLEGGIRVPMIMRWPGVTKPGSSYDPMVSTLDLLPTFYAATGGDVRQAKGLDGVDLKPFLQGKNIQSPHKNLFWREGPIAALRQGDWKLLRFPDRQAELYNIAKDPSELTNLALENPTKVNELYRQLFAWELTLDRPAWQLKPEFLGTVIKRMDDYWHKPE